In the genome of Nonomuraea sp. NBC_00507, the window GGGGCTATTTCGAAGACACCGTCCGCCTGGCCGCCGCGCTTCGCCCGGCGCTCGCGGCGCGCGGCGTCCCGCAGATGATCTACTTCGATAACGGCAGCGCGATGGTCGATGCCGCGGTGAAGCGAGCCGCGGCCCGCCTCGGCATCAAGATCGCGCATTCGGCGCCGGGCCGGCCGGAAGGCCGGGGGAAGATCGAGCGGTGGTTCGGCGAGGTCAGGCGCCAGTTCCTGGTCGAGATCGCTGGTGACGGGGAGACGTCGGGGACGAAGGTCACCAGCCTGACCGAGCTGAACCGGCTGTTCACGGCCTGGGTGGAGACCGCCTATCACCGGCGGATCCACTCCGAGACCGGTCAGACACCCCTGCAGCGCTGGATGGCCGGTTGCGCGGACGCGCCGTTCCCGACCCCGACCCCGGCGGCGCTGACCGAGGCGTTCAAGTGGAGCGAACGCCGGCAGGTCCGCAAGACCAGCACGGTTCAGCTGTTCTCCAACTTCTACGAGGTCGACGCGTCCTTGATTGGCCGCACCGTTGAGCTGGTCTTCGACCCGTTTGATCTGAACATGGTGGAGGTCCGCTGGAACGGCAGGCCGCAGGGGATGGCGATCCCGCAGGCCATCACCCGCAACGCCCACCCCAAGGCCAAACCCGAGATGCCCGCGGCTCCCGAGCCGGCATCGACCGGCATCGACTACCTGCGGCTGCTGGAGACCAGCCACGACCAGCAGGTGGCCACCGGCATCAACTACGCCGCCCTGATCGACCCTGCTCAGCAGGCCTCTGACCAGGGCAGCGGTCACGATGTTGACGAAGAACACCCGGGCGATGACGCGCAATGACCGGCCAGGTCGACACCCAGCTCGGCCTCGACCCCGGCAGCGATCCTGCACCTGATCCCGGCCCGCAGCCTCTTGACCGACCTGCCCCGCAGGCCGGCACTCCGGTCCTGCCGACCCCAGTACCTGACCCCTCCAGCGCCCGCTCTGCCCGGTCTCGGCGGCGAGAAAGTGACGACGACTCTCCCATGATGGACAAGCTCCAGGGCTACTTCGGCCTATCGAAGACCCCGTTCGGGCGGGGCCTGGCCCCCGCCATGCTGCACCGCCATGCAGCCCACTCCGAAGCCATCGCCCGCATCGCCTGGTGCGTCGCCGAACGAGCATTGGGCGTGGTCACCGGCGAAGTGGGAGTCGGTAAGACCGCCGCGACCAGGGCCGCGATCTTCGGTCTCGACCCGGCCCGGCACCTCGTCATCTACCTCGGCAACCCCGACGTCGGAGTACGCGGCATCCACACGGCCATCGTCACTGCCCTGGGCGGTGTCCCCAAGAACCAGAAGGCCACCCTGATCCCCCAGGCCAGCGACATGCTGGCGACCGAGCAAGCAGAGCGGGGCCGCACACCCGTGCTCGTGATCGACGAGGCGCACATGCTGGCCCACGATCAGCTCGAATCGGTGCGTATGTTGACGAACTTCGACATGGACAGTTCCTCTCCGTTCGCCACGCTGCTGATCGGCCAGCCCACGCTCAAACGCAAGATCAAGCTCGGGGTGCTGGCCGCCCTCGACCAGCGCATCTCCGTCCGCTACCACATGACCGGGATGACGATCGAGGAGACCGCCGACTACGTCCGGCACCACATGACCCTGGCCGGCCGCTCCGACCCGCTCTTCAGCGACGACGCCATCGCTCTCATCCACGAAACCGCCCGCGGCTATCCCCGCTCGGTCAACAACCTCGGACGGCTGTCCCTGCTGGCCACCTACGCCGCCGGCAAGACCATTGTCGACGAATCCGCCGCCCGCACCGCCGTCAACGAATCCGCCGCGCCAGAGTGAGCATCACCACGCCAGCTTGAACACCACGACCCCGCCCGAGCACCCTCGGTGGGGTCGTTCCACATCTGGCCATGCTCAACGCCGGTGTCACTTTCATCAACATCTTGAGTGACCGCGCACACTACATCGTGCTCTCGCTCCTCACGGGAGCACGCACCGAGGAACTACGGCCCCTCACATGGGATCACGTAGATCTCGACGGGGATCCTCAAGCCACTCCGCTGGTTCCGCCCTACATGGCGGTCTGGAGATCTGTACGGGCTGGTGGTGACACCAAGACCCCCAGGTCTCGACGGACGCTCGCGCTGCCTACGAAGTGTGTCGAGGTGCTGACCGAGCACCGCGCTCGCCAACAGCAGGCTCAAGGGGATTCATGGTCAGACAGCGGTCTGGTCTTCCCCTCGGAGAACGGCACCGAACTGGATGCCTCCAATGTCCGGCGCGCGTTCCGCGCTGTCATCAAGAAGGCCAAGGGACTGGACCCCAAGGAGTGGACTCCTCGTGAGCTGCGGCATAGTTTCGTGTCGCTGCTCTCCGACAACGGCCTACCGCTGGAAGAGATCTCTCGCTTGGTGGGCCACAGCAGCACGGCGACGACTGAAGCGGTCTACCGCATGCAGATCCGGCCTGTGGTCCAGTCCGGAGCTGTGGCTATGGATCGCATTTTCGGCGCGTCGTAGGCGCTGCCTGCGGACATGTCACTCAGTTTGTCACTCAGAAGGCCCCTTCCGATCTTGGAGGGGGCCTTCCTGCTGGTCCTGAAGTCGGGGCGACAGGATTTGAACCTGCGACTTCTTGCTCCCAAAGCAAGCGCGCTGCCAAGCTGCGCCACGCCCCGTCTCGTCGAGTGCGCATGCGCTCCGGGACTCCGGTACGCTTACGCCCTGACGACCGGATGAAGTCTAGACCAGAGTTCGACCGGTTCGCGCGGACGTAGCTCAATGGTAGAGCCCTAGTCTTCCAAACTAGCTACGCGGGTTCGATTCCCGTCGTCCGCTCCAAGCACCAAAAGGCCAGGTCAGCCGCATGAGGCGACCTGGCCTTCGTGTTCTCCGCAATTTCTTCAGAGATCGACGGGATCAGCCCCCTCGTCTGCTCGATCACCAGAATCCAGGCGCGCCGCTTACGCACCACGAAGCGGACCCGATCCCCGTTTCGCAACACGATCGCCAGGCCGTTCGGGACGATCCCGAGGGTGTTGACCGGCGCGGTCGACACGATCTCCTCGATGGGCCACGCCCAGACGCCCCTCTGGGCGTTCACCGCATGCGAACGGAACACGAGCGACCGGCTCGTCAGCCACAGACGGCCGCCCACCGCCTCAGGCCCCGCCCACAGGTTCGCCATCCATGCGCACATCCTCAGCGCATCAGGAGCACGCCTTCAAGGCTGCCGCGAGATCGGCGATCGTAAGCTAGGGACGATGCGTGCGCGACCGATCTCCCGTGACGTCCTCATCGAGGAACTGGCCCAGCTCATCTCCGCGCGGCCGGGGGAGGAATGGGTGCGGGTGGCCGTGGACGGGGCGCCCGCCGCGCGTCCTCAGACGCTCGCTGACGACCTCGTGGCGCCGCTCCGGTCGCGGGGGCGGCCCGTGCTGCGGGTGTCGGCGGGCGACTTCCTGCGGCCCGCGTCGCTGCGCCTGGAGCACGGCAGGACCGATCCCGACGCCTTCTACGAGGACTGGCTCGACGTGAAGGGCCTGCGGAGGGAAGTGCTCGAGCCGCTGGAGGCCGGGGGATCGGGGCGGGTGCTGCGGGCGCTGTGGGACAGCCGGGTGGACCGGGCGTACCGGGAGCCGTACCAGGAGCTGCCCCAGGGCGGCGTGGTGCTGGTCGACGGGACGTTGCTGCTGGGACGGGGGCTCGCGTTCGACGTCAGCGTGCACGTGTGGCTGTCGGCGGGGGCTCTGGAGCGGGGGACACCTGAGGAGGAGCGGTGGCGGCTGCCCGCGTACGAGCGATATGAGCATGAGGTCCGCCCGCAGCAGGCGGCGGACGTAGTGGTGAGGGCCGATCATCCGGATCGGCTCGCCGTCC includes:
- a CDS encoding DDE-type integrase/transposase/recombinase, whose protein sequence is MSKADEEARRRAERAQKVGLWRYQLIREAADPELTTRQRGRLVRALADSTREGPFGEPMLVSRGTIDRWIRDWREGGFEALVPHPRNVTPRTPEQVLNLAAALKREKPERTAAQIVRILRSTSGWSPSARTLIRHFDRLELNTRPDGQAPRAFGRFEADHPNDLWTGDALHGPKIAGRKTFLFAFIDDHSRLVVGHRWGYFEDTVRLAAALRPALAARGVPQMIYFDNGSAMVDAAVKRAAARLGIKIAHSAPGRPEGRGKIERWFGEVRRQFLVEIAGDGETSGTKVTSLTELNRLFTAWVETAYHRRIHSETGQTPLQRWMAGCADAPFPTPTPAALTEAFKWSERRQVRKTSTVQLFSNFYEVDASLIGRTVELVFDPFDLNMVEVRWNGRPQGMAIPQAITRNAHPKAKPEMPAAPEPASTGIDYLRLLETSHDQQVATGINYAALIDPAQQASDQGSGHDVDEEHPGDDAQ
- a CDS encoding site-specific integrase; translation: MLNAGVTFINILSDRAHYIVLSLLTGARTEELRPLTWDHVDLDGDPQATPLVPPYMAVWRSVRAGGDTKTPRSRRTLALPTKCVEVLTEHRARQQQAQGDSWSDSGLVFPSENGTELDASNVRRAFRAVIKKAKGLDPKEWTPRELRHSFVSLLSDNGLPLEEISRLVGHSSTATTEAVYRMQIRPVVQSGAVAMDRIFGAS
- a CDS encoding uridine kinase, which translates into the protein MRARPISRDVLIEELAQLISARPGEEWVRVAVDGAPAARPQTLADDLVAPLRSRGRPVLRVSAGDFLRPASLRLEHGRTDPDAFYEDWLDVKGLRREVLEPLEAGGSGRVLRALWDSRVDRAYREPYQELPQGGVVLVDGTLLLGRGLAFDVSVHVWLSAGALERGTPEEERWRLPAYERYEHEVRPQQAADVVVRADHPDRLAVLVLGDRARPGGS
- a CDS encoding ExeA family protein, encoding MMDKLQGYFGLSKTPFGRGLAPAMLHRHAAHSEAIARIAWCVAERALGVVTGEVGVGKTAATRAAIFGLDPARHLVIYLGNPDVGVRGIHTAIVTALGGVPKNQKATLIPQASDMLATEQAERGRTPVLVIDEAHMLAHDQLESVRMLTNFDMDSSSPFATLLIGQPTLKRKIKLGVLAALDQRISVRYHMTGMTIEETADYVRHHMTLAGRSDPLFSDDAIALIHETARGYPRSVNNLGRLSLLATYAAGKTIVDESAARTAVNESAAPE